The following coding sequences lie in one Onychomys torridus chromosome X, mOncTor1.1, whole genome shotgun sequence genomic window:
- the LOC118574687 gene encoding DDB1- and CUL4-associated factor 8-like, translated as MSQKSNSDAAAENSENKSLLSCLDETSGALVNTETVSDTKTKGPEISPTTSSNVASTGDSSVSGGTNPENSGNSFPGYNGDKDDDDHDDDDDDDSNCSDLEDSDNFISRVESLRSHHEMEAGEVVEEQGVGSQFHQPELEAGEVVEEQGVGSQFHQPELEAVEVVEEQGVGSQFHQPELEAGEVLGEMDEKSEVYEQPTEDSSEQCGIEDDSLLDQWMALETSPLPRPRWKVLNALRDRQLGSSARFVYEACGARVFVQRFSLQYVYQGHTGCVNTVHFNQHGTLLASGGDDLKVFLWDWLHERPVLSFGSGHKSNILHAKFLPNCNDAVLAMCGRDGQVRTAQLSALPGTRMTKRLVKHASASHKLALEPDSPFRFLTSGEDAVVFNIDLRQAHPASKVVVTKENDKKVGLYTVFVNPSNFYQFAVGGQDQFVRIYDQRKIDENVNNGVLKKFCPHHLQSCNYPAYITSVMYSYDGTELLASYNDEDIYIFNSSDSDGAEYVKRYKGHRNNATVKGVNFYGPRSEFVMSGSDCGHIFIWEKSSCQIVQFLEADEGGTIFCIDPHPYLPVLASSGLDHEVKIWAPIAKSSTKLIGLKNVLKINKQKRDSFSFHHTYLFDSHVLWFLMSRVTQTNWRGARIEIGGVDFSDSSSEEEENQENS; from the coding sequence ATGTCCCAAAAGAGCAACTCAGACGCCGCTGCAGAGAACTCTGAGAACAAAAGCCTGCTCAGCTGCTTGGATGAGACTTCTGGTGCCCTGGTGAATACAGAGACAGTTTCTGATACCAAAACCAAGGGTCCAGAAATTAGTCCGACAACAAGCAGCAATGTTGCTAGCACCGGAGATAGCAGTGTTTCTGGAGGTACTAACCCTGAAAATTCTGGAAACAGTTTCCCGGGTTACAATGGTGACAAAGATGATGACGATCACGATGATGACGATGACGATGACTCCAATTGTTCTGACTTGGAGGACTCTGACAATTTTATCAGCCGTGTAGAAAGCTTGCGCAGCCACCATGAGATGGAGGCCGGTGAGGTGGTGGAAGAGCAGGGCGTGGGAAGCCAGTTCCACCAACCTGAGTTGGAGGCCGGTGAGGTGGTGGAAGAGCAGGGCGTGGGAAGCCAGTTCCACCAACCTGAGTTGGAGGCCGTTGAGGTGGTGGAAGAGCAGGGTGTGGGAAGCCAGTTCCACCAACCTGAGTTGGAGGCCGGTGAGGTTCTGGGTGAGATGGATGAAAAGTCTGAAGTATATGAACAGCCCACTGAGGACAGCAGTGAGCAATGTGGTATTGAAGATGATAGTTTACTAGATCAATGGATGGCCTTAGAGACATCTCCTCTCCCGAGACCTCGATGGAAAGTCCTCAATGCCCTTCGCGATAGACAGCTTGGTTCAAGTGCCCGCTTTGTGTATGAGGCCTGTGGAGCAAGAGTATTTGTGCAGCGTTTCTCACTGCAATATGTTTACCAAGGCCATACTGGATGTGTCAACACTGTGCATTTTAACCAACATGGCACCCTGCTGGCTAGTGGCGGTGATGACCTAAAGGTGTTCCTGTGGGATTGGCTTCATGAGCGACCAGTACTGAGCTTTGGTAGTGGCCACAAAAGTAATATCTTACACGCCAAATTCCTTCCTAATTGTAATGATGCTGTCTTGGCCATGTGTGGCCGTGATGGGCAGGTACGCACTGCACAGTTGTCTGCTCTGCCAGGCACCCGAATGACTAAACGTTTGGTGAAGCATGCGTCAGCATCTCATAAATTGGCTTTGGAGCCAGACTCCCCTTTCAGATTCTTAACTTCAGGTGAAGATGCAGTTGTTTTCAATATTGACCTCAGACAAGCCCACCCAGCTTCAAAAGTGGTGGTAACCAAAGAAAATGATAAGAAAGTGGGACTCTATACGGTTTTTGTGAATCCTTCCAATTTCTACCAGTTTGCTGTAGGTGGCCAAGATCAGTTTGTGAGAATTTATGACCAAAGGAAAATTGATGAGAATGTCAACAATGGAGTTCTCAAAAAATTCTGCCCTCATCACCTTCAAAGCTGTAATTATCCAGCATATATCACTTCGGTGATGTACAGTTATGATGGCACAGAGCTCCTGGCTAGCTACAATGATGAAGATATTTACATCTTCAACTCTTCTGATAGTGATGGAGCTGAATATGTTAAGAGATATAAAGGACACAGAAATAATGCCACAGTGAAAGGGGTAAATTTCTATGGCCCCAGAAGTGAATTTGTGATGAGTGGTAGCGATTGTGGGCACATCTTCATCTGGGAAAAATCATCCTGCCAGATAGTTCAGTTCTTGGAGGCAGATGAAGGAGGAACAATATTCTGTATTGATCCTCATCCTTACCTACCTGTGCTGGCATCCAGTGGCCTAGACCACGAGGTCAAGATTTGGGCACCCATAGCTAAATCTTCCACAAAGCTTATTGGGTTAAAGAATGTACTTAAAATTAATAAGCAGAAACGAGATAGTTTTAGCTTCCACCACACTTACCTTTTTGACAGCCACGTGCTTTGGTTCCTCATGAGTCGAGTGACACAGACAAATTGGAGAGGTGCTAGAATTGAAATTGGAGGAGTAGATTTCAGTGACTCTTCCTCTGAGgaggaagaaaaccaagaaaattcCTAA